The window ACGGGTTTCGAGTTCGGCGAACGCGGAGGACCGCAGAACGTCCGGTTCCGTGGTCCCCGTGCCCTTCGTCGCGGGTGTTCGGTGTCGGGTCCGGTGCGGTCGCGCCGGACGTGCGACGCGTCCGCCCCCTCCTTCCCCGCAGCCGGACGGACCGCACCCCCGAACAGCGGGAACACCCCCTCGCCGGCCCTCCACCGGGGGGTGAAAGGCCCGCGCCGGAGGGCCGATCTACCTTGAGGACATGACGAAATACGCGTGGATGTACCGCCTCGGCCTCACCCCCTGGGAGCGCTACGGCGCCGCGGGCGGGGCGGCGCAGCTCGGCGCCCTGCTCGACCGCGAGACGCGGGAGCGTTCGACCGGCCCCGGCCGGGCGCTGGACATCGGCTGCGGACGCGGTCAGTTCACCCCCGAACTGGCCCGGCGCGGCTGGGAGGCGGTGGGCGTCGACATCGTGCCGGAGGCCGTCGAGGCCGCCCGCCGCAAGGGCCCGGCAGAGGTCGCCTACGTCGTCGGCGACGTGACCGGCCTCGAATCCTCCGGCCTGGGCGCCTTCGACCTCTTCCTCGACATCGGCTGCTTCCAGGGCCTGGATACCGACCAGCGGGCCGCGGAGGGGCGGGGAGTGACGGCCCTGGCCGCTCCGGGGGCCACCCTGCTGATGCTCGCCTTCGGCCCGTCCCGGTACCGGCGGCTCGTCGAGGGCGTCGCACAGGCGCAGATCGAGGCCGCGTTCCCGGGGTGGGAGCTCCTCACGGCCGAGGACGCGCGGACCAGCGGCCTGGGGTGGCCGATGAACCGGACCTCACCGCGGTGGTACCGCTTCCGCCGCACGACCGGCTGACGCGGACCCCGGCGACCGGGCCCCGGCCCGACCGGCGCGGTGCTTCCGCCGCCCCGGTTCCGGTGGGGGAAACCCCGATGGCGCGGATCCCCGAATGCCATGATGGACACCTCATGGAACTGAACGGACGCCCCGTCAGCACCGGGGAACTCGCGGGCCTGGCCCTGTACGGCTACGGCCACTTCACCACCATGCTCGTCACCGACCTGCGTGTCCGCGGCCTCGACCTGCACATGGACCGCCTGAGCCGCGACTGCCGCACCCTCTTCGGCGTCGAGCTCGACATCCCCCGGGTCCGCGAACTCGCGCGGCGCTCCGCGCGCGCCCACCTCTCCCCATCGGTGGTCCGCGTGACCGTCTTCGACCCCCACATGGACCTGGGCCACCCCTCCGCACGCCAGCTCCCGCAGATCCTCGTCAGCACCCGTCCCGCGCCGACGGACGCCTCCCCTCCCCCGGTCCGCCTGGGCACGCGCCGCTTCACCCGCGACACCCCGCAGATCAAGAGCACCGGCCTGTTCGGAGCGATCCGCCAGCGCCGCGCCGCCCAGTTGGACGGCTACGACGACGCGCTGTTCATGGGCGTGGACGGCCGCGTCTCGGAGGGCCCCACCTGGAACATCGGCTTCCTGGACGGCGGGGGCCTGGTCTGGCCGCAGGCCCCGTGCCTGCCGGGGGTGACCACGGCGCTGGTCAGCCGGGCCGCCGAGAACCTCGGCATCCCGGTGACCACCCGGCCGATCGCCTCGGCGGCCAGCACCCGCACGGCGGGCGCGTTCATCACCAACGCCACCACGGGCGTGCGGCAGGTGGCCGCCATCGACGGCGTCCACCTGCCGCAGGCCGCGCTGGTGCGCAAGTTCGCCGCCGCCTACGCGGAACTGCCGGGAGACCCCCTGTAGGGACCTCCGGAGCGCCCACGCTCCGCCGTGCCGCGCGCACGACGAGGCCGGGGCCGGGGGGAGTACGAGGCCGACGCCGCGCTAGGCGCGATCGGCGGGTTCGTGCTCCTGCGCGCGCCCGGGGGCACGGCCCGCGCGGCCGGGCCACCACACACGGGGCCCGACGTCCAGGGACAGCGCGGGCACCAGCACGGTCCGCACGAGCAGCGCGTCCACCAGTACACCGAAGGCCACCAGGAACGCCAGCTGGAGCAGGAACAGCAGCGGGATCACCGCCAGCGCCGCGAAGGTCACGGCCAGCACCACCCCGGCGGAGGTGATCACCCCGCCGGTGACGGTGAGCGCGCGCAGCACGCCCTCGCGGTGCCCGTGCAGCAGCGTCTCCTCACGCGCCCGGGACATGAGGAAGATGCTGTAGTCGATCCCCAGCGCCACCAGGAACACGAACGCGAACAGCGGCACCACCGGGTCCGCGCCGGGCAGGCCGAGCACGTGGTCGAACAGCAGCGTTCCCACGCCCAGCGCCGCGGCGAAGGACAGGACGTTCACGGCCATCAGCAGCAGCGGCGCCACCAGGGAGCGCAGCAGCGGGATGAGCACGAGGAAGACCACCACGAGCACCAGCGGCACCACGACCGCGAAGTCGCGCTGGGCGGTGTCCAGGGTGTCCAGGTCGGTGGCGCTCACCCCGCCGACCAGGGCGTCGGCGCCCTGGACGGAGTCCAGTTCGGCGCGCAGGTCGCGCACCGCGTCCACCGCCTCGGCCGACTCGGGGCCGACGGTGAGGACCACCTCGACCAGCACCCGTCCGTCCTCCACCAGGGGCGGCAGGTCGGCGCCGGGCGGACCGGGCTCGGTCACCGGCGCGGCCGCGTCCACGACGGGCAGGCGTTCGGCGGCCCGGACCACCTCGTCCAGGTGGTCGGCGTCGGCGACCACCAGGGCGGGGGCCGCGCTGGCGTCGGAGCCGAAGCCCCGGTCGAGCGCCTCCTGGGCCTCGACCGCCTCCACCTCGGTGCGGAAGACCTCGGCCTGGCCGGTGCCCCCGGCGTCGAACTGGGGCGCGAACACGGCCGCGGCGGCCAGGACGGCGGTGGTGACGATCCAGTACAGGCGCGGCCTGCGCGAGACGGTGGTCGCCAGGCGGCCCCAGAACCGGTGGCTGGCCACGACCTCGTCCAGGGTTCCGTCCGTACGGCCGCCGCTGTGCGGCGCCACGGGCCAGAAGGCGGCGCGTCCGCACAGGGCGAGCACGGCGGGCAGGAAGGTCATCGCCGAGAGCAGGGCCGCGACGACGCCGATGGCCACCACGGGACCGAGGCTGCGGGTGGAGGCCAGGTCGGCGGCGAGCAGGCAGAGCAGGCCGAGGATGACGGTTCCGCCGGAGGCCAGGACGGGCCCGGTCACGCCGCGCACGGCGGCCATGACGGCTTCGGGCACGCGGTCGCGGACGGCCAGTTCCTCGCGGTAGCGGGCCACGAGCAGCAGCGCGTAGTCGGTGCAGGCGCCCACGACCAGGATGAACAGGATGCCCTGGCTCTGCCCGTTGAGGCTGACCAGGCCGGTGTCGGCGGCCAGGTAGACCAGCGCGCCGGACAGGCCGAGCGCGAGGAGGCAGGCGAGGATGACCAGGACCGGCAGCAGCGGTGAGCGGTAGACGGCCACGAGGATGATCAGCACGGCGGTGATGGCCACGATCAGCAGCGTGGAGTCGATGCCGCCGAAGGCCGCGGCGAGGTCGGCCGCGAAACCGGCGGGGCCGGTGACCTGCACCTGGAGTCCCGACACGGGGTCGTCGGCCAGCACCGCGCGCAGGTCCTCGACCGCGTCGCCGGTGTCGGCGGCCGGGTCGAGCGGCACCACGAACTGGGCGACGGAGGGGTCCTCGGTCCCGGGGAAGGGGCCGACGACGGCTCCGGAGACCCAGGGCTCCTCACCCACGCGCTCGGCGACCGCGGCGACGTCGGCGAGTTCGCCCTCTCCGAGCGCCCCGCCCCCGCCGTCCCCGGCGTCCTCGCGCGAGTACACGACGACGGCCGGGACCGCCTCCTCGCGGTCGAACTCCTCGGCGATCTCACTGACCTCGGTGGACTCGGCGCCCACCGGCAGGAACGCGCCCGGGTCGTTGGTCTGCACCTCGCCGAGCCTGCCCAGGAACATGCCCAGGGGCCCGGCGCCCGCCAACCACACCAGGGCGACCAGCAGGGCCGCTCCGATCCACCAGCGCGACCGCCCGGCAGGTGGTCTGCCGTTGTCCTTGTCCACGTTCGGGATCCCTCTCACACCGACAGCTTGCTCGAAATTAAAGCATCTCGCTTTTCAAGTTACTTTCGGGCACGACCCTACCCCAGTCCGCTCCCGCCATGCGTCGGCCCCCGTCCGGCGGCGACGTGTCCCCCGTCACCGTTTCTCCGGTGGCGCGGCCGGGCGCGCTTCCATCCGGACGCGCTTCTGGTCGGGCACCCCTGGGAAGCCCTCCCCCGGTGACGCGCTCCCAGGCGGGCACCTGCGGACAGGGCACCCCCTCGGCGGCGGTACGGGCGCGAACGCCGTCGGCCCCGGTCCGCGCGGACCGGGGCCGGGGAGCCGGGCGTCAGCGGCGCGCGTGCGCCTCCCGCGGTGCTGTCCGTTCCGAAGCCGCCCGTTCCGCGGCCGCGACGATGTTGCTGGCCATGGCACCGAACACGAACCCGTGGAAGGGGGTGACGGCCTTCCAGTACAGGTGCCCCAGCAGACCGCGCGGGTGGAAGAGCGCGCGCTGGCGGTAGACCGTGCGTCCGCGCACGCGCGCCACGCCCAGTTCGAGCCAGGCCGGTCCGGGCAGGCGCATCTCCGCCCGCAGCCGCAGCAGCTGGCCGGGGACGACCTCCTCCACCCGCCAGAAGTCCAGGGAGTCGCCCACCCGCAGCCGCTCCGGGTCGCGCCGCCCCCTGCGCAGGCCCACCCCGCCCACGGCCAGGTCGATCCAGCCGCGCGCGGCCCAGGCCAGGGGCCAGGAGTACCAGCCGTGTTCGCCGCCGATCCCCTCGACGACCCTCCACACCGCCTCCGTTCCGGCGTCGACGTACCGCGCGCGCACGTCGGTGTAGAGGCTGCCGCCCGCCCAGGCGGGGTCGCTCGGCAGGGGGTCGGACGGGGCGCTCGGCCAGGCGGCCGAGGACCAGCGGGTGTCCACGCGCGACTCGTCGACGCGGCGCAGGGCCAGCTCCACGGCCCGGTCGAAGCCGATCCGCTCGTGGTCGTCCAGCAGTTCGGACAGGTCGTCCTCGCCGACCACCGCGTCGTGGCGCAGCGACTCCACCAGCGGCCGGGCGATCGCGGGCGGTACCGGCGTGACCAGGCCGACCCACAGGCTGGACAGGCCCGGCGAGAGCACGGGGACGGGGACGATCAGCCTCCGGGCGATCCCCGCCGCCCCGGCGAAGCGCTGGATCATCTGGGCGTAGGAGAGCACCTCCGGGCCGCCGATGTCGAAGGTCCGGTTGGTCCCCTCCGGGAGTTCGGCGCACCCCACCAGCAGCCGCAGCACGTCGCGCACCGCGATCGGCTGGACGCGGCTGCGCACCCACCGGGGCGTGGTCATCACCGGCAGGCGCTCGGTGAGGTGGCGCAGCATCTCGAAGGAGGCCGAGCCGGAGCCGAGGATCACCGCGGCGCGCAGCACGGCGGTGGGCACGCCGGACTCCAGCAGGATCCGGCCGACCTCCTCGCGCGAGGCCATGTGCGCCGACAGGCCGCCCCCGTGCGGCGCGAGGCCGCCCAGGTAGACCAGGCGGGTCGTGCCCGCCTCCCGCGCCGCGCGGGCGACGTTGCGGGCGGCCCGGGCGTCGGTGCCCGCGAAGTCGCGCCCGCCCGCCATCGAGTGGACCAGGTAGTAGGCGGTGTCGGTACCCGCGAACGCCTCGGCCAGACCCTCGCCGCTCACCACGTCGCCCCGGACCACCTCCACGCGGTCGCGCCAGGGCTGGTCGCGCAGCTTGTCCGGGGTGCGCGCCAGACAGCGGACGCGGTACCCGGCCGCGAGCAGCTCGGGCACCAGACGTCCGCCGATGTAGCCGGTGGCCCCGGTGACCAGGACGGACGGCCTCATCCGGTCGCACCGGCCACGCCGTGGCGGCGCTCGCGCCGCCGCGCGCGCCTGCGGCGGTACGGGTTGTCCTCGGGCAGGCCGCCGCTGACCCGGCCGTACATGCCGAAGGTCATCACCATGATCCCGACGACGAAGCTGAAGATGACGTTGGGCATGGAGAAGGCCAGGATGTTGGGCCCCGCGCCCATCAGGTAGAGGTTCACGAGTCCGCTGGCCACGAAGCCTACCCCCACCACCGTGCAGACGGTGGAGGCGAACGAGCCGCCCAGGACGGAGGCGCCCAGCAGCAGTGAGCCGATCGCGACGGACAGGAAGCTCAGCGCGCCGTTGGTGGACAGGCCCGCGACGACCTCCCCCTGGGTGTCGAAGAGCGGGAGCCTGACCACCAGCCCCGCGATGCCGAAGCCCATGAGTACGAGTCCGGTGAGTCCGGCGCCGACACGGTGGACCACGCTGAGACGGCGGTCGGCCGGACGCCTGGTGTCCAGATCCATGGTGCTGCCCCTTCCGGTGTTCTCCCAGCTAGAGTTCTACGCGTGTGGTGCGCGACACAAGACGCACCGCTTTCGCAACGCTTGGGGCGCCATGGCCGACGCACTGACCCCGGGGGCGACCGCGCGTCTGCTCGGGGTCTCGCCCTCCACGCTGCGCAGCTGGGACCGGCGCTACGGCGTGGGGCCGCGCGAGCGCAGTCCGGGCGGGCACCGCCGCTACTCGCCCGCCGACGTGGCGCGTCTGCGCGAGCTGTGCCGCCTGGTCGGTGAGGGCCTGTCGCCCGCCTCGGCGGCGGAGTGCGTGCTGGTCCCGGCTCGCGGGGGTCCGGCGCCCGATCCAGCCCCGCCGCGCGTTCCCCGGCCGCGGGGCGCGGGGGTGCCACGGGTGGGCGGAGGCGCCGAGGAGGAGGAACCGGGGACCGGGCAGGAGGGTCCGCGGGACTTCCGGAAGGGCTCGGGAGCCAGCGGGGAGGACGCGGGCAGCGCCCAACCGGGCGCGAAAGCTCCCGGGAGGGGTGCGCGGCCCCGCTGGCGCCCCGGCGGGGACACCCTGCCGCTGGTTCCGGCCGGGCCCACCCTCCAGGGGATCGCCCGCGCCGCCATGCGCATGGACGCCGAACTCGTGGAGCGCCTGCTGGAGGAGGCCCTGGACGAGTACGGCGTGGTGGCGGCCTGGGAGGACCTGGCGATGCCGCTGCTGTACGGGATGGGCCGCAAGTGGGAGGACACCCGGCGCTACGTGGAGGTGGAGCACCTTCTGTCGTGGTGCGTGTCCTCGGCGCTGCGCCGCGTGGCCGCCCCCGGGGACGCGGACCCGGCGGGCCGCCCCACGGTCCTGGCCTGCGGCCCCGGCCAGATGCACAGTCTCCCGATGGAGGCGCTGGCCGCCGCGCTGCGCGAACGGGGCGTGCCGCGCCGGGTGCTGGGGCCGTGCACGCCCGTGGTGGCGACGGTGCGGGCGGTGCGCCGCACGGGTCCGCGCGCGGTGGTCCTGTGGTCCCACGCCGGAGACGCCGACGACGTCGCGGCGCTGCGGGCGGCGGTGCGCGCGGCGGCGGGGTCGGCGCAGGCCACGGCCGTGTACACGGCCGGGCCGGGCTGGCGGTCGCTGGGCGCGGCGCCGGGGCTGGCCGCCGGGCACCTGGGCTCGCTCACCGACGCCGTGCGGGCCCTGGCCCCCGGCTGAGGCTCCTCGCACCGACCCCGCGCAGCGCGTACCACGCCTGGTCCAGGCTGGTCAGCGACATGGCCGCGACCGGTGTGCTCAGGCCCATCGCCAGTTCCCGGGGCAGGCGCGAGCCACCGTCCAGGAAGGCCAGCACGTCCCCGAGGCGGTTGGCCGCGAACAGCCCGGCGAAGAACTCCGCTCCCCGCACCCGCCCCGTGTCCAGGGCCCGCAGCATGACCGCGTCCATCGCCAGGTGGCGGCGGCGGTGGGGCACCGGCGGTACCGGGGCCCGCCCCTGGGCCAGCGCCCGCGCCACGGCGGCCGTCTGGCGCCGCACACCGCTGAACGTGTACCCGGTCGAGGGCCGGGTGGCGCCGCCCGCCGTCCCCACCCGGAACACGCGCCGCCCCGCGCGGGGGCGGAACCGCGCGTCGGTCATCGGGATGACGCCCTGCTCGGCCGCGGTCACCTCCACGTCCCCCAGCCCGAGCAGGCCGCAGTAGTCCTCGAGCGCGCGCTCGTACTCGG is drawn from Nocardiopsis dassonvillei subsp. dassonvillei DSM 43111 and contains these coding sequences:
- a CDS encoding MMPL family transporter, which encodes MDKDNGRPPAGRSRWWIGAALLVALVWLAGAGPLGMFLGRLGEVQTNDPGAFLPVGAESTEVSEIAEEFDREEAVPAVVVYSREDAGDGGGGALGEGELADVAAVAERVGEEPWVSGAVVGPFPGTEDPSVAQFVVPLDPAADTGDAVEDLRAVLADDPVSGLQVQVTGPAGFAADLAAAFGGIDSTLLIVAITAVLIILVAVYRSPLLPVLVILACLLALGLSGALVYLAADTGLVSLNGQSQGILFILVVGACTDYALLLVARYREELAVRDRVPEAVMAAVRGVTGPVLASGGTVILGLLCLLAADLASTRSLGPVVAIGVVAALLSAMTFLPAVLALCGRAAFWPVAPHSGGRTDGTLDEVVASHRFWGRLATTVSRRPRLYWIVTTAVLAAAAVFAPQFDAGGTGQAEVFRTEVEAVEAQEALDRGFGSDASAAPALVVADADHLDEVVRAAERLPVVDAAAPVTEPGPPGADLPPLVEDGRVLVEVVLTVGPESAEAVDAVRDLRAELDSVQGADALVGGVSATDLDTLDTAQRDFAVVVPLVLVVVFLVLIPLLRSLVAPLLLMAVNVLSFAAALGVGTLLFDHVLGLPGADPVVPLFAFVFLVALGIDYSIFLMSRAREETLLHGHREGVLRALTVTGGVITSAGVVLAVTFAALAVIPLLFLLQLAFLVAFGVLVDALLVRTVLVPALSLDVGPRVWWPGRAGRAPGRAQEHEPADRA
- a CDS encoding aminotransferase class IV family protein, with protein sequence MELNGRPVSTGELAGLALYGYGHFTTMLVTDLRVRGLDLHMDRLSRDCRTLFGVELDIPRVRELARRSARAHLSPSVVRVTVFDPHMDLGHPSARQLPQILVSTRPAPTDASPPPVRLGTRRFTRDTPQIKSTGLFGAIRQRRAAQLDGYDDALFMGVDGRVSEGPTWNIGFLDGGGLVWPQAPCLPGVTTALVSRAAENLGIPVTTRPIASAASTRTAGAFITNATTGVRQVAAIDGVHLPQAALVRKFAAAYAELPGDPL
- a CDS encoding MerR family transcriptional regulator produces the protein MADALTPGATARLLGVSPSTLRSWDRRYGVGPRERSPGGHRRYSPADVARLRELCRLVGEGLSPASAAECVLVPARGGPAPDPAPPRVPRPRGAGVPRVGGGAEEEEPGTGQEGPRDFRKGSGASGEDAGSAQPGAKAPGRGARPRWRPGGDTLPLVPAGPTLQGIARAAMRMDAELVERLLEEALDEYGVVAAWEDLAMPLLYGMGRKWEDTRRYVEVEHLLSWCVSSALRRVAAPGDADPAGRPTVLACGPGQMHSLPMEALAAALRERGVPRRVLGPCTPVVATVRAVRRTGPRAVVLWSHAGDADDVAALRAAVRAAAGSAQATAVYTAGPGWRSLGAAPGLAAGHLGSLTDAVRALAPG
- a CDS encoding SDR family oxidoreductase, encoding MRPSVLVTGATGYIGGRLVPELLAAGYRVRCLARTPDKLRDQPWRDRVEVVRGDVVSGEGLAEAFAGTDTAYYLVHSMAGGRDFAGTDARAARNVARAAREAGTTRLVYLGGLAPHGGGLSAHMASREEVGRILLESGVPTAVLRAAVILGSGSASFEMLRHLTERLPVMTTPRWVRSRVQPIAVRDVLRLLVGCAELPEGTNRTFDIGGPEVLSYAQMIQRFAGAAGIARRLIVPVPVLSPGLSSLWVGLVTPVPPAIARPLVESLRHDAVVGEDDLSELLDDHERIGFDRAVELALRRVDESRVDTRWSSAAWPSAPSDPLPSDPAWAGGSLYTDVRARYVDAGTEAVWRVVEGIGGEHGWYSWPLAWAARGWIDLAVGGVGLRRGRRDPERLRVGDSLDFWRVEEVVPGQLLRLRAEMRLPGPAWLELGVARVRGRTVYRQRALFHPRGLLGHLYWKAVTPFHGFVFGAMASNIVAAAERAASERTAPREAHARR
- a CDS encoding class I SAM-dependent methyltransferase; its protein translation is MYRLGLTPWERYGAAGGAAQLGALLDRETRERSTGPGRALDIGCGRGQFTPELARRGWEAVGVDIVPEAVEAARRKGPAEVAYVVGDVTGLESSGLGAFDLFLDIGCFQGLDTDQRAAEGRGVTALAAPGATLLMLAFGPSRYRRLVEGVAQAQIEAAFPGWELLTAEDARTSGLGWPMNRTSPRWYRFRRTTG
- a CDS encoding DUF4383 domain-containing protein, with protein sequence MDLDTRRPADRRLSVVHRVGAGLTGLVLMGFGIAGLVVRLPLFDTQGEVVAGLSTNGALSFLSVAIGSLLLGASVLGGSFASTVCTVVGVGFVASGLVNLYLMGAGPNILAFSMPNVIFSFVVGIMVMTFGMYGRVSGGLPEDNPYRRRRARRRERRHGVAGATG